The Sus scrofa isolate TJ Tabasco breed Duroc chromosome 4, Sscrofa11.1, whole genome shotgun sequence genomic sequence TCAATCTTTAAATAATCTCATGAGTTATTTGCATCTCCATGTTACtaacaaagaaaatggaattcaaagagattaaataatttgcccaactGAAGCTAGGACTATTAGTTTATGAACATAGAGAAGGTTGGTTACTTTTGCAGATGGAAATTTGAGCTCTATGGGATTATAGctattgaaagttttttttctttaagctgaACTGTACCAGAGCCAACTTGCTGCTCTGAGGATAAGGCTATTGGTGTCtagagaagactttttttttggttcccttAGAAATGTTGGGCTTTTTGTTCTAATTAAATTGGACTCAGAATAGGGACATTTCCTAGGCACACACCACATAATCACTCCTACTCTTAATATCTAAAGCTGTCATAGTGATTGGAGAGAAGAATTTGTCAGCAGTGGTGTAATTTTCATTGATATATGTTCCAGCAAGTGTCAGTTTTTCTTCAACTCCTGCTGACGGCTTGAACtggcattaaaaaatatttattcaaacttAAAACCTTGTAAGTTACAGTATGATACAACTTATTAACCTGTGCAGTATTGTCTTTACAACCCATTCAGGTTTGCTTGAATGGATCTGAAGCAGACACCATTTAAGACGGGTGCTGTATAATACAACTTCTATATATGTGGGtccagaaaataaaactgagcctatgtcttttaaaaaaaaaaaaaaacatgttaagCAGCTTACCCCAGTGGGGATCTTACCAGACATCTCCCCATTTGGTCACTTCTGAGGGAACTCCAATCCTGAGGGAACAGTTAGTAATTGGGAATTGAGtgtttataaaatggggatagaaGGTGTAACTGGTGGATCCTGGCCATCCCTCTGTGAGGAGACTTTTGCTTTGCTACAGGGATGGGGGTCTTATTTTATCCCTGCAATCTGAAGCTGCTTCCTTTTCTTaagtcttttattttgcttttgtaaagTATTACAAATTCTGGACATGTTTGTAAAGTAATTGCTCAAGATTTGTATAAAATGTTGTTTACAGatcttttaataaacaaaaaattccGTGGATCTCTTGGGAGAATCTTAAATGGCTTAAGTTGTagattttttacttcagttaaaTCTATATAGCTAGCACACTTAATTAATGGTAGGTTAAAAGATAATCCTAGGTTCAAGCTTAATAACCGTGGCCGACATTTCCAGGCTCTTGGCAAAGTCTGGGTCGATATTTGCACACCGGACACGGTATAGAGTCCTACCTACCTTATTTAGTCTTCCCCTGCTTAATCAAAGGGAGCTGGAAATAGGTACTGGCAGTATCACGAGTGTTAGGATGCAATGAGAAAGATTGTCCTGTTACCAgaagccctaaaagcaaaatgaTTGGATTTTATACACGTCCTGAAGGcaaaaatcagttttttaaaagatgaggttAGTGGGCAGTTACCAATCTCGCCCCGGGGGAAGATCAGGTTCCTTTTGTTAGGCACACTCCAGACTCCAAAGCTTCGCAGTTTTCACTGGAGTCTAACGCCCACTTCTAGAGTCTGCGAGAGCTGCACTTATTCCACTTATTCGGTGCAAAGATTCTCAAGGGACGGAGAACAATAGTGCAGATAGAGCAAGGAAGTGAAAAGGGAGAGTAGTTTAACCGAAGACTGGAAGGTTAGGGGAATAAAGCCGAGGTGGGAAACCAGGATCCTTCTCTTCGCTAAATCTTGCAGCGAGTTCCctcaaaagttttattaaagGGTTTCCCCTCCctcaaaagttttattaaagGGTTTCCCCTCCCAGATATCAGCGAGCCGGAGGAAACCAAAAGTCCCAACTCTTCCACTTGGCTGCCAATCGGAGGCAAAAAAGCGCAGCAGGTGGGGACAGGAAATTGAGACGTTCCTGCAGACTCCGGAGCCACACAACATGACGTCACGTCCGACCAAAACAAGAAGGCTGGACAATTTCTAGTTAGCACGCCCTCGGAATTAACTGAGCATGCGCCAAAAGCTATTACGCAAGCGACGTGCTTAGGACAGTGTCGGCGCTGACGATAGACGTGATTACATGTTCGACGTGATTACGTAGGTGTCGGACGTCGGCAACGTGATTATGTTAATATCGGGTGCAGGCCTATTTAAGCGAGCCTGAGCCCGCGCAGACTCAGAGAAGTCAGGCGAGCCCAAGAATGGCGGGCACCGGTTTGGTGGCTGGAGAGGTTGTTGTAGACGCGCTGCCGTATTTTGACCAGGGTTATGAAGCGCCTGGTGTGCGGGAAGCGGTAAGTTCCGGGTGTCTGTGTGACTGACTCAGCGCTCGCGGACACTTCGGGCTGGAAGACTGACCTAACGATGTGCTCCTCTTATTTTggcctctgttctctttcttagGCCGCGGCGTTGGTAGAGGAGGAAACTCGCAGGTACCGACCTACCAAGAACTACTTGAGCTACCTGACAGCCCCAGATTATTCCGCTTTTGAAGTGAGTGTGATATTTTGAGTCCACGTTATAAACCAGGATCCTGTGAATCTTTGTTTTGGATTGAGAGCCTTAGCCACACAAAAGTGAATTTCAGATTCCAGCTTTAACTGTTACTTGCCTAGCCACAGCTTACTCATTGGTATAGGTAGTGTCAGTCAATTGAAAATAGCTGCATGGATAAACTGTCTCCCGGGTTCTTATTCTTAGAGCCACAGAAGGACTTTCTAGGGCTTCGCGAACTGATCTAACAATGCAAAAACGAATGTTAACGTTTTTCCGAGGTAGGTTCACTGCGTAAATTCTCAAAGGGATCCTTTTCTCTTTAAGGTCTACTGCAAAACAAGTGATCTAGggttttttaaatacacaaaagCCTAGTTACCTAAGCTTCTGAGAACCACTGGAGGGCGGTCTTTGAACCAAAGTTTAAGTATTTTCTGAATCTGTGAGAATGACTGAAGAGACAAACCGTATCTAAGTAATGCAccctttaaatatttagaagtgCATCTGTAATACTATTTAGGGTCTAATCAgctaaatgaaatgtaaaatatttctaaattaatgGATTCTGTTAGGCATTTTAGTATATACATGTTCCGTTTTTCCCCATATCTGGTAACcatttatttacaaaagaaatctCTTATAAAAAGCAGTATTTCTATTGaagtaacatgaaaaaaatatatcgGTTAAGTTTTAAGTAGGAGAGAGATGTTCCTATGGCATCCTGTTTTCCCATGCTTTTTCTAAATGTCACCCAAATGTAGATGTTACAGTATTAAGAACTATGCACaggagttcttgtcctggctcacgtggttaacgaacctgactagtatccatgagggcttgggttcgatccctggccatgctctgtgggttaaggatccagtgttgccgtaagctgtgatgtaggtcacagaggccactgggtctgcgttgctgtggcataggctggcagctacagctctgattcaacccctagcctgggaacttcagcatgccaaggctgtggccctaaaatgacaaaaaaacaaaacaaaaaaaaaactaggtacAGTAATAATAAGTCCTTATTAGCCTGATTTCTGAAAATTTCAGATAACTTCATTCAATCACAAACTTTTAAACACTTgaacaggttttcttttttggtctcttgaGTAGAACCTATACTTCTATCTTTATAATTAGTATAGTGATTCTTAATAGTAGGAGCTAATAGTGTACTGAGCTCACTATCTCAGTCCTAAAAGCAGTCCTGTGAATTGTAAACTGTATGTTTTTTATACCAGTTTTTTGGATAGGAAAAGTGCAGCTTACTAACTTCCCCATGATCTTCAAACTGCCTTTGAAGCTGctctttcattaattcatttaacaacTATTTCTGACATTCTTTTTAAGTTATTGGGGAACAGGAGTTTACATTCTAGAGTGTAGAGACGGATCAGAAATTATTAGATTATTGGTAAAGCTACATGGAGAATTAAAGTAATGATGTGATACAGAGTGACTGGGTGACTACTTTAGATAGGATGGTTGAGGAAGGCCTATGTAATCTGAGATGATACTCCATGAGCAGGGatcctttttgtcttcttcacTGTATTTTCATCCCTTaggacagtgtctggcacacaataGGCACCCAAATATTTGTCAGTTGAATGTATGAAGAGCTCCTAAGGCATTCTGATTTAACGAATGCTTACCATGTGCCATTCATGCCTGGACTTCTTATATGACAGCCCTGTGAGTGTTGGCTCAGTCTTTGGAGAGAGTTGAGTTAAAATTCCAGATCTCTCACTTATTGGCCATGTGAGTTAGGTAAGGGCTTCTATGTTACGTGGCTCAAGGTTGTGTGTGCTGTATTTTTGTAGTTTCTCTCACCTCATTAGTAGTGTTTACTCTTTATCTGTCACTGTGCATAGCCTTCTAGCTAGAATGCCTTAGTGTCTGCAGGAAACAAAATAACCACATTTTCTTAGAGGTGTGTGCAGCTCAGCagtattccaaaaaaaaaaaaaaaaaaaaaaaaaaaaaggctttctccAACAAGACATACTTAATGCAGAACTTTTAAACAAGGAATGTGGGCTTCTGGAAGTCCTTTTTAGCTTACTCTTTAGTCTAAACGGAATAGAATGTTGACCAAAACATTGGCCTGAAGAGGTAGagctataccacattttttttttaatagtaaaattgTTGGAGCAAACAGCAGAACCAGTTCCTTTTGTCCCTTCTTCtagtctccattcttttttttctttttaggtcctgcacccacagcatatggaagttcccaggctaggggtcgaatcagagctacagctgccggcctacaccacagccacagcaatgcgagatccaagctacatctgcgacctacaccacagcttacggcaacactggatccttaacccactgagcaaggccagggatctaccagcatcctcatggatactactcaggttcattactgctgagccacaatgggaactctctctccaTTCTTTCCAAAGAGTAAAGTGTAAAAAGAGCAGCAAGGATCAAAAAGGAAGTGTAAATTTAGGCTCATAGCTCTAAAGCAAATTATGTATGTCCAGGCCATCTtctttctcccctgcccccagtgaATCCTTAGAGCCGTGGTTCTCAGCACAGCCTTCACTTTACAGACAACtggtgagtttttaaaaaaagttattatagtGTCCAGTCTCTGCCTCAGAACAATTACTCGGAGTAGGGAAGAGGAGCTACATGTGGCTGGTATTAAAATTGTTTGCTCCTGTATGATTCTACATGTGCTGCTGgcactgagaaccactgatctaggaTTAATCCTTTTCTCTATAGGCTCCTTTACATATGAagtatgtgtgtgcctgtgcattGAACCCAGAGAAGACTTGGGAGAAGGGAAGTGCTCCGCTATAGTGGACAGTCATAAAGTAAATACCTAAGTAGCTTAGATCCGTTATTTGATGGTTGTTAATATAAGTTTATTGATATGATTTTGGAAATAATTCTTTCTCTAATTTATATATCAGACTGACATAATGAGAAATGAATTTGAAAGACTGGCTGCTCGACAACCAATTGAATTGCTCAGTATGAAACGGTAAGTTCTATTTCTGCATTCAGATGCCCTCAAAtcatagtttaattttaaattattagtcAAACTACTGTAAACTGTTAAATATGGAAAAACAATTCTTgtctgttttttatatatttatatttttctgtataaaaGTTATAATAGTGGTTCGTGTAATCACGtgttaatattcagaaatattcTTTGCACCgttattttaatacaaaaaatattttaaaatacctaacAGGGAAAGAGTAAATTAAAACACAGTTCACGTTTAAGAGTTCCTAAGgggggatttccctggtggtctagtggttaggacttggcgctttcactgctgaggccaaggttcaatccctggtctgagaactgagatcccacatcaagctgctgcaagctgtggcgccCTCTGGCCCCCTCATCCCCCAAAAAACTCAGAAATTAAAAGTTAGTTTGTAGTAATTCAGTACTGAACAGAGATTTATGAAGAGGTTATGTTGCCGGCTATATTGGCAGTATTGAAGTAGTATGAAGATAAAGACTGAGTTCCAAATGTAAAAAATTACTGTATccctttaccattttttttctctagaaggAGGTGGGTAAGTGGCAGTGAGAGTGGGTGGATATAGGTATGTTTTACAAAATAACTTCAtatcctgctttttttccccttaagatatcacaaacattttaatgttttaggtATTCTTTAGTAATGTTTAATAGCTATTATAATAATCATTTATATGAATGCACTGCAGCTTGTTTAATCAGTTCACATTGAAGTTTGTCAATTGCTTGTTTCTTAGGATAAATAGGTTTCTTATTATTGCAAGGTCTGCAACCTAAGTCTTCTGTAGTTTTCAATGTGTATAGGTCCATGATCCTGTTGGGAGGAGACAAAAGGTTTGGAAGaataatgtgattttatttcattgttgtttaatTTCAGATATGAACTTCCGGCCCCTTCCTCAGGTCAAAAAAATGACATTACTGCATGGCAAGAATGTGTAAACAATTCTATGGCTCAGTTGGAGCATCAGGCAGTTCGAATTGAGAATCTGGAACTAATGTCACAGCATGGATGCAATGCCTGGAAAGTATATAATGAgtaagaagcttttttttttttttttttttaaacccatccCACCCATAGTCTTGCTAGGGGAAGTAGGATTAAAAATAGTATAACTGGACTTTCACTTGGATTATGTCCTAGAACTAGAATTCATATAAAAGGCTACTGCTTTGAGACCCATCTCAACATTTGAGAATACTAAAGGGACCTAAAACTAATGCATTTATTGTATAATATTGCAATAGTGAGTTCTGAGGTCTAGATTTACAAATCACAGCATGGTAGAACGTAGGGGATTGCTTATACAGTCAGCTCTCATTAGTTGCATGTTCTGCTTTATAAAGTGGCCTTGAATACTGAATTAGCAAACAATGAGCCAGTTCTCCTGggagaaatacatacatatgtagatATACATATCTCTCACATAGATTATAATCTTAAATACTTTAAAGCAACTTATCATGGCAggttctatattttctttataaaagagaGGACAAAGTTGAGAAGTGTTAAGTAATTTACCAGAGTTGGAAATTAAACTCTTTCCTTTGGTCATGTCTGTATGGGacctgaaacaagaaggcagagtatCACCTTGTTCCACTCTAGCTAGAAATGTTCATGTCCAGCAACTCAGTTTTTTTGCTGCTCTGAGCATGAATGATCACAAAACACTGCAAGTGTTGATTTTAGGTTAcagaaaaatttgaataaataggCAAAAATTCACAGATACAGAATCTGCAAATAATGAGACCTGACTGTAAGTAGAGAATTAACACCagcaaaaaaatcccaaaacaagCCACTGAGTTCCTATTTCTGTTCCATATAATTAGCTTTaggttttgttatttatttaggGTTCAGTTCCTATTTGTAAGTCAGTGCTTAGATGATCTCCATGGCCCCTTTGGGCCCTAAAATCCCAAGTCTCTATTAACAGTTTAAGGAGAAAAGGCCGTTGAACCTCATGAGTGTGCATAAAACTGTTAAAGAGTATGATTCCTGAAACTGTAAAGCAAAATTGCAAAATGATAAAAACCTTTTCCCAAATTTTCAGAATTGTGTTTAAATTTCTGTGGCCATATAGAGATTTGTGGGCAAAATCCAGCATTTAAGAAGCTACAGAACAATTCACTTTCTACTGTGAATATATTACAAGCAGAATAAAGGGGAAATGGGGCTGGAAggattaagaaatataaaagagcAGATCATTCCTAAAAATGCTTGTATTTTACTAAGTGGAAAAATGTCCTCTTTATCCTCAAGAAGCTTTATCTAGTTGAGGAGACAATATATTCTGTGGCAGATAACCACTAGTTCATTTTGGTGATACGGGGGCAACTGCTGCATTGCATGTTGTGGTCCATAAAGTACTGAGATCCAAAGAAGGGACATTTAGATCCCACATAAAAGTGAtttcatgcagtatttgtctgacttatttcactaaccTTCATATTCTGTAGAGCCATCCACATCACTGCctatggcagtatttcattctttttcctggctAATACTCCactgtatgtgtatatgcatagcACATCTTAATCCTGTCACCTGAaaggcatttgggttgcttctatatcttgcctgttgtaaatagtgctgctatgaacattggggtgcatgcatctttttgaatttagagttttcattttttccagataattgcacagcaatggaattgctgtatcacactttttttagttttttaaggaacctccatactgttttccaaagtagctggaccaatttacattcccaccaacagtgcacaagcgTTCCAGAAAAGAGTGAGCACATCCCAGGAATGGAGGAGGGCATAGATTTCAGGGTGGGCCTGGAATATTACATTGAAGAGAACATTGCTTTCAACTTGCCTAGAAACCATTTAGTAATTTTCCCTTACCTACAAGGTAAGGTCCAGACTCTTTAACATGGTATTCAAAGCAAAAGGCTATACTTCGGTTGTAGACTTCGACTCCAGCCAAACTAGTCCTGACTTTGGTAATTATCATAAACCCTGCTCCTGAGCCTTTACTCAGGCATTGCCTCCTCCCGGAATACCTTGAACTCTTCTACCCAGATTCAGCTTATTTAGAGCCCGACTCTGATCTGCTTCCTTGTCTTCCTTGATTGAAATTCTACCTCTGGTACTCTCTTCATGTTCTTAGTAACTTTACAAATAATCATGCACGTGTTTTCCATTTAATTACGTAACACTTTATAGTGTTGGCCGTTCTCCTGTGCACCATGTTTTCTCTCCTCCAAACCCAGTGGATACTTCTCTAGAAATGTACTATGTCTTAACAaagtaaattttctttccttgtggaAGGATTTGAGGGTGTCAAATAGGCTAGACAGTGCTTTTAGCTTTTAGCAGGACTGctaacatatgtatgtatatgaatatatatatatgtatgtatatttcattCATTAATAAGAGAATTCTGTACATGAAACTGAGGAGTAAACCTTCAAGGTCAGCTCCCAGTTTTACAAATAAGCAGATTTGGGCCCAGTGATGTCAAG encodes the following:
- the BCAS2 gene encoding pre-mRNA-splicing factor SPF27, with product MAGTGLVAGEVVVDALPYFDQGYEAPGVREAAAALVEEETRRYRPTKNYLSYLTAPDYSAFETDIMRNEFERLAARQPIELLSMKRYELPAPSSGQKNDITAWQECVNNSMAQLEHQAVRIENLELMSQHGCNAWKVYNENLVHMIEHAQKELQKLRKHIQDLNWQRKNMQLTAGSKLREMESTWVSLVSKNYEIERTIVQLENELFQMKQQHGEANKENIRQDF